aaaataatattgtttgtataacattaattaattagtcaataTAGACATATGGtaaaatttaatcaaaacttAAATTACAATACATAAATAATTATGTCTAAGTTTGTCAATTTTTAATAAGGTAAGACTTCTGTTTATTGCTTTTGTGAACTGGACATGATATGGAACCAATACATGACCATTTTAAAACGTGTTGTGCCTATGTTGTATCTAGTACTCCTATACACAAGACACAAACTAAATGcgttaaaaattgattttgtttagtctaacaaataattaagaattaagtttacaattacaaaaaaaaaaaaaaaaaaaaaaaaaaaaaaaaaaaatcattgaatcAAATGGCATATTCTCTCATTAATTAATAAGGGTATACTAAAGGACACTTGCACATCAATATTCAATAGTAAGAATAAGAagttgtatcaaaaaaaaaaaattgtaagaataagaaatttacaattccaaaattttaagttattaagTAGTTTATTATGTGATTTTGCAGTGGGAGGGCTTCTAAATGCTACATGTGGGAATGCTACGGAGCTCATTATTGCAATATTTGCTCTAAGCGATCATAAAATAGCCCTAGTCAAGTACTCTCTCTTGGGCTCCATTCTTTCCAACCTTCTTCTGGTTCTAGGGACATCTCTCTTCTGTGGTGGCATTGCCAACCTTAGGAGGGAACAAAAATACGACAGAGTGagttattagttaaaaaaaccttttataaCATAAAGTAATTGTCAATTTACTaccaataaatatatgattagtatcattttaaaaatataataaattttttttttttggtgattgatgacatataataaaaagtgtaaaattattgacaattttacaacaaataaatatatgattagTATCATATgtacaatataataaataaatattatatttttttgtgatagatgatatatagtaaaaaagtataaaattattGACATAGCTCATGTATATGTCCTCCAAATGGGTCAAAGTTGATGGTGAATTGATGTTTGCTTGACCTTATGACATAACAGAGACAAGCTGATGTGAACTCACTCCTGTTGCTGCTAGCATTGTTGTGCCACTTGCTGCCTACTTTGTTTCGGCATTCTGGGGCCTTGCCTGAATTCACTGTGGTACCAACAATCCAGTTGTCGAGAGCCAGTAGCATTGTCATGCTTCTTGCATACACTGCCTACATAGTCTTCCAACTGTGGACACACCGCCAATTATTTGAAGCTCAGGAGgtacataatttaattttctctattttttaaattcacaaTAGTGATCTCATTTGTAATAGTCTCTTGTGGTGGGGTTCGAGCAGTAAATAATCCAATGGTGCCGACATTTTTGTGGTATCTATATAATTGAAACCCCAGGTCTCCCTTTCCCCTATTtacccaacccaaaataaataataaataaaaaataaacactcTTGCGATGAAATGTCTCatactaataaaaagaaataagtcCAGTcatgtgatatttcttttctccataattaaagaaaaagataagattCTTGGTttatttacctataaaaaaaaaagttctcatTCTACTACATGTATTAGATTCTCTACAGTTCTAATGCTAACTCTAACTTGAATTCATAAAATCTTGATTCATTCATTAATAAATTAGCGGTTTAAGTTTTGTTGCcttatcaatattttaaaaacacacTTATCATTGTTTTTGTATCTAGCTATTTCAataattgataaagttaaatTCTCTTAAATCAAAACATAATTACTTTGAAGGTAGCttacaaactttaaaaaaaaaaaaaatagtgtaacTGTTAAAAGTAAAGATAAAAACATTTAAGGTGCAAGCAGACTCCTTGCCCTAATGATTTATCATGTTGCAAATTGTATTACAAATTGATTTCTCTCAAGCAGGCTAATGATATgccttaataataatatttaaaataataaaaaatcaattttagtgttatttttattttgagggGCTAAAGAATTCTTTGGTCAATCATTCCCTGATATCAATATATGCTAACATAGCTAATTAAATATCTATGGTGCAACCCATCAGGAATCAGAAGATGGTGCAGAGGGTGAGGAAGAAGTGCCTGTGATAGGATTCTGGAGTGGATTTGTTTGGTTGGTCGGGATGACTATATTCATAGCTGTGTTGTCTGAATATGTGGTGGCTACAATTGaggtaaaaatgaaaaaaaagccATTTTCATAGGCTTGTGTGGTTGAGAATTATCAAATGGAATGTAACTATTTCATGCATTGTACTTAAAGAGATTTATCTATCAAGGTATTCACAAGGATTTCAATTCCTTTCAGGATGCATCAGATTCTTGGGGCTTGTCAGTCGGCTTCCTCAGCATAATCTTGCTACCAATTGTTGGAAATGCAGCAGAACATGCTGGGGCGGTCATATTTGCTTTCAAGAACAAGTTGGTGAGTAATATAATGGCCTTTCTACCATTTTAATTGTGGCACTAAGTTTGGAAATTATAAGATTCTAAGTGAGATTTTTTTGCACACAAATGCAGGATATATCATTAGGTGTTGCCTTAGGGTCTGCGACTCAAATTGCACTGTTTGTGGTGAGAATTTAAAACCTATATTGCTGGAATGGCTGTCCTGACAAAGCTTTCTTTGTGAACTTAGCTAAATGGTGATGCTAAATTTATATCGTATAAATACTCAGGTCCCATTATGCGTGGTTGTAGCTTGGATTATGGGAATTCACATGGATCTTGATTTCAACACCCTTGAGACCACCTCTCTTGCATTATCAATAATCGTTACAGCCTTCACACTTCAGGTGAGAATATTCATGTCTCAAAAGCTTCCTCTTAGTACATTTGGAGACAATAGTTTTGAACATTATAAACTATTGCTTGTCCCTATATCTCAAGTTAACAAAAAAGGTGTTTAGAAAAAAGTTAATAGAAAGCGGTAAAGTTaattatttaattctttttttaacactAGGTATGAAAGTAatagaaaatgttgaatttaattatttaactattattCTAAAATAGTATCTCCGTCTTAGACAAAAAGACCCGTCTTTAGCACTAGGCATGAAAGTAatagaaaatgttgaatttaattatttgttccattattttgaaatttttcactATTGATTTTATAGGATGGGACATCTCACTACATGAAAGGACTGGTTCTCCTCTTGTGCTACATTGTTATTGCAGCATGCTTCTTTGTATCCAAAACACCACTTCGTAAGTACTTACAACATTATTGTTTCTAGGATATATTATCTATGCTACGCTATGTCCATTTATGATTAAGTCCAATTAATATCTAAATTTCTTTCACTCAGGAAACATCGTCAACTCAGGACTTCAGATGACTACAGAAGGAGTCTTAAGCGCTTAACAGGTATGCTtaatttctttaagtacatGAATTTATTTACACGTCACATCCTTATACATACTTTTTGTATCAAATTTAATAGAACAATTTTACTGCAGGCTTATTTGCCTTAAGGGGTCACTGCTCAGATAAGTATTCCTCCATTGAAACTTCAACAGATGCAACAGATTTGTTAGTTCAATTTTGATTGGACTCGCTAGCCGGAAAACCAACTGTTCGGGTTTTTCTTGTCAACGGAAGTTGTCATGCCTCTAAAGTTGAGATGGATTTTATGTGGATACCATTGAAGCTTGATGAAGACCGGCTAAAACATACATGGTATCGTATAGATCGCTCAGAATGTTTTTGTGCTTTGTTTGATATAAATGCCAAAAGAGTACTGGTGGCATATGGCAAGGGTTTGGGTTTGCTTTTCTCTTGTAGTGCAATAATAGTAGATGAATGGAaattgttgttgctgttgtttggatttgcaattaaattttgtgtttcaaataTTTATACCAACTAGTAGTTTTGGCTTTCCAGGGAATGAGTACTTATATTTTAGTGTCATTTCAATTTCAACTCAATTCGATAAAATATATAGTGTTATCACTTCCTCTCAACCCGCCTTAGTCAATTTCTCATGCGCACTCGCGTGttcacacacaaacacacacatatatataaggaaaagtTAACAAGAGCCATAagagcatttgttaataaactattggGCAATTCTAAAGCAGTTATCATTGggcaattttaaataattaataaagtttggTAGTGGATTCTAGTGATAGGTGTTGGGATTTCTTTTGTTGAAACACATGTTGTATTTTAATTAGTCAATAATTAGACCGGAGTTCTTTGGGGTAGTCGAGATTTGTACTCAAGTCAATGTTTTGTCTATCGGTTGATATTGTTGTGTTTCCccgtaaaaaataaaatactccAATATAATGGGTGAGTGAAGTAGAAAAATATTGGgaattgtatattctttaatgaaaataattagGCTTTAAGACATACAAGGGGAGATGAAGAAACAAGTGAGCTTATTGTTAGCaagggtaaacaaatatgtTTAATAAGATTAAATAAATATAGTCGCCCAAAATGGCATATTTAGTAGTAAATCCAAGACCACAAATAAGTTTAACAACATCAGACAAAGATATCAtgttttttaaccaaaaaaaacattagACAAAGATATCATGCAATAAATGAATAAAGTGAAATAAAAAGGAACAACAAATTATTGTAGTGGTGCACACGTTGACAAAGGTATGAAAAAAGCAAAGGACATTAACTGACCCTCACCCTCCATTAGTTTCCAATATACATACAATTACCTtctttcttgcattttttttttttttttgggataagtttCTTTCTTGCATTTAATAGGTCTAGAATTAAATCTTCTCATTAACAACATGCGTGAGATACCTTATTCTGAATTTAGATCAAATACGCTATTGTACATTTGTGTGATGCAATTATTGCTTGGTATGAGATgtaattgggttttttttttttttttttggggggggaggAACAAGATGTAAAAGTAAATATggtaaaaaagttaaaaaggtaataaaaaggtaaaaggtcaaaaaaaaaaaaaaatctccatctTTAACTTTTACATCTCAGGGTGGTAATTGTATATTGCAATAGATCCAAACCCCTTTTTTCCTACCTCATCACTTAATTCCTCCATTCTCTCATTTATTGCTTGTCTTCTCTCATTTTTCGCTCATTAAGGTgaatttaagaattttaaattattattagtctGCACATGACTCACATTTATTTAACAAGAATAAGAAGATAAAAATGGGTTATTTAGCTTATGCTTTACATGTCAACCTAAGGTGTtataaattcattcaaaagAAGGAATTTGTTTGCAATAGTGGGTAACAGCATAAGCAAGTGTATTGGATAGTGAAGTTTATAGCAGGTTGAGTTGGCACTGTCTTGTACTAATTAGGGCAATTTGATTTAGTcgattttgtttgatttgttgcCAGAAAAGGAATGACTACTTTGTGAAGCTGCTAAATTTGAGAACTCAAGAGTCACGACAATAGGCATTATTTGTTACAAATCAACATTAAATATAGATTTGAAGTCATGGGCGATAGTTTTTGTTCAACAAGTATAATAATTGGTAAGTGTCTTCCCAGtgcatttttagttttttgcaTAGCACACCTAACATAGACTCGTGGACTTGCGAACACTCCAACCCATTTGCAAGACTTCTTTTTCTCAAATCAGTGACGGCATTGgcgtttctttttctcttgagTTTCATTTATCCAGTTCAGTTCATTTGGTCTTGGGTCAGTTCAGTCCATTTGGTCCAGCCCCTGTTTTTTGTGAAACCCAAGACAGGGACCGAATGCTAATAAGTGCCCTTCTAAGGacattggttaacaatctagttaaagaaaatttttatgggaaaaggaaaaaaaaattaatattttgacaatttttttcattttccataaaagtgatgtcaaaatttttctaaaatggattgttaactaaTGTCCTAAGAGCACTCATTAGCATATAGTAAACTCACATATAGTTAAGTCTGTTTTTACTTTGTCCACCTatggtttaaaatttaatactttGTCTATCTGAGATTTCTCTATTAAAGGCTCCGTAACCCATCTCCGTTAAAAATAggtaaaaatgtatttttacaactcttttatatctctcttctcccaaaacataaataaagttaaaaataaaaataaaataaaaagaaccaaGATCAAATAAGggattctaataaaaatatttatacaaCTCTCAGAACATAGCTCAGACAACATAGCTTAGACATACCCTTCTACTATGTTTtaatgttaattaattaatgtaaaaCTTGCTCAAATTTCTATCACTGTTAAATGCTCAAATTAGGCATCACAGATTCACACAATAAGAAAAGTGACATTAACATACAAACAATATGGTACGATACGTAAAACAGCATAATAGACCTAAAAGATTGTGAACTCTCTTTGATGCCACATGATGTTTTTGTGTACAAAATTAAATACCCTGTCAACTTCAGAACTTGGAGTTAGCTAACAAAAATGGAATAGTTCGTGTgattcacaattttttcttggttcattaattacaaaatgaagtATATATTCGGTAGTCACAATCATCTCATTTGGAGAATAATATTAGAGTAGTTCTTGTGTCACAACTTGTGCCACAACCACTGGCGGCTCCATGTTAGAGTCAAGGTGGTCATAGGACCACCTggcctagaaaaaaaaatcattattttatatatataattttaaaaaaaatgatttttttaccttaaaaaaaaaaatgtgaccaccctaaattttttttagatccAATATGTGAGGGCTACTTAATCAGAAGGTACTGTTAAGACTGTACtaactgggcctatggcccaatccgaggacattagCTGATCTGAGGATGGTCAGATAAGATTATAAGGGGAACGGGATAAAGAGAAAAGTAAAGATAACATGAGATAAGTCCAAcgaatgtccgaggagaaaagccatCTTGGAAACAAGGGTCCGAGGTCAGTAAGAGTGTCATATCATTATAAACTTTCTACAAAGTTACATTACAACTAAGAGTTGAACGTTGGACAAGGGGTAATAAAGGGGAAGGACAACAAATATCTCCAAAAGgttgctacctccacattaaatgcctctcaactaactctctggccgcattaatgtagaggtgatacctgaacagtggtcaAGCagtcttacagctactagttgatgtTTCTgagaggtgttggatgggacaagaaggagttctcagaatctaacctacacgtgtatggtaggaataataccaagattgtagtatatagcatggAAAGATGGACTAAAAAAGGGATCGGAgaaaaaatcaagcaatttttgcAATAAGACTGTGAACTCTTGTAACTTTGTTTATCAAcaagacaatataatataaactcCTCAGGCCACTCCGAGGACAGACTTTCTTATCTTACTTGTGTTTAATAACCTTAAATTAgcaaattttatcatttttcttccggagtagatctagttctttcatccacgctctacaaatttattatttgggttttttgggctaAAACTCAATCCTATATTGGATCCAATCCAATTTGAGTCTTTAcacaatataattaaactttggacaaagtttagtaaCAAATTTGGTTGTAAATTAAGGCAacaactccactcaatattttttttattggacatcaattttaacaattccataattagattacattttttttttatatcctccatacttacAAAACTTCAAGAAGATTAAGGATAAATAacttatgtcatcaatcaaatgtttaattttcgagtttttgtagtctaaaattattatgaatcaaatagtaaataacatccgattaacatgaaattttacatattGGCTGTCAGAGCCATCCTTCCCATCTATTGTGAATCATGCTTGGAGAGACTCTCCCACCTTATGGGATGCAGTGAATAGGTTTACTCAAGCAGCAATAAGGTGGAATGGTTCCCACTTTGGGAATATTTTTACAAGGAAAAAGAATCTGTTGGCTAGGATCAATGGTATTCAGCGGGCCTTATCAATGAAACCTTCTGTTTTCCTGGTTAATTTGGAGAATGAGCTTCTTAAGGAGTTAGATCGAGTGCTTAATCAAGAAGAGGAGCTTTGGGCTTTAAAGTCCCAGGTTAATTGGATGATTCAAGGTAACCGAAACACTAATTTCTATCATGTGTCTACACTTGTTCGAAGGAAGACGAATCAGATCTTAGCCATTAAGAATCATATGGGGGAGTGGATACATGAAGAAAGTGCTGTTAAGGAGTTGTTTAGGAGTGGTTTCAATAGTATTTACACCTCTTCTTTTACATCGGGCTCTTGGGCTGCACCTGTTGTATCCCAATGGCAGGCTAGGTTATctgatgaagagaaagaaagtatTGGTGGGATTGCTTCTTAGGAAGAGATAAAATCTACCCTATGGTCCTTGAAAGCTTTTAAAGCTCCGGGTCCAAATGGATTGCATGCTGGATTCTTTCACAGGTTTTGGTTGATTGTGGGCAAATCGGTGATTGATGTGATCAAAAAGATTTTTACAAAGAGGACTGTACCGGAATATTTGAACCGAACTCTTATTGCCTTAATTCCAAAGATTCAAAGTCCTGAGACGTTGAGCAACTATATACCTATTAGCTTGTGCAACACAGTATACAAGATTGTGACAAAGATTATTGTTGCCAGACTTAGACCGTACTTGGACAAACTTATCTCTCCTCTTCAAACGGCCTTTGTGCTTGGAAGAAAGGGCATTGATAATGCGATCATAGTGCAGGAAGTAGTTCATACCATCAGTAAGAAGAAAGGAAGGGTGGGATACATGGCCTTAAAGATTGATCTAGAAAAGGCGTACGATAAGCTCGAATGGAGTTTCATAAGGGATATGCTAATTAAGGCCAATTTACCATCTAATTTGATTGATACTATTATGAGTTGTATATCCACGGTCTCTACGTCTATTTTGTTCAATGGTGAAGCACTTGATCCGATATATCCGTCTAGAGGGATTAGGCAAGGTAACCTACTTTCGCCTTATTTATTCATTCTTTGTATGGAGTTTCTTGGGCATCTCATTGAGGAGAAGTGTAATGCTAAGCTCTGGCAGCCCGTGAAGGCTTCGAACAATGGGTCGACATTTTCacacttattttttgcagatgatttGGTATTGTTTGCCAAAGCTGACCACACCAATTGTTCGGCTATTAGGGATGTACTTGATGAATTTTGCAGTTTATCAGGCCAGTCTGTCAATGATGCTAAATCAAGAGTTTATTTCTCGCCAAATGTGGATAGGGATGCTAAGGAATCCTTTTGTGATATTCTTGGCTTTGCCTCCACCCCTTCCTTTGGAAAGTACCTTGGAATTCCTATTAAACATCCTGGATCTTCAGcttaagattttaatttcatcCTCGATAGGGTGAAAACCAAGTTAGCTGGGTGGAAAGCTAACTTACTCTTTTTGGCTGGTCAGGCAGTCTTAATTCAAGCTTCTTCAGCTGCTATTCCTGTGTATGTTATGCAATGCACTTATATTCCGAACAAAATCCTTGAGGGAATAGACCGAGTGAATAGAAACTTTCTTTGGGGGTCATCGGAATCGTCCAAAAAAATCCATTGGGTTGGGTGGCAAAAGGTAGCGAAATTGAAGAAGGAAGGTGGGCTTGGGTTGCAAACCGCCAAGGGTAGAAACACTGCCTTGCTAGCTAAACTCAATTGGAGGCTACATGTAGAGAAAGAAGCCGTATGGGCTAAAGTTCTAAGGCAGAAATATTGTAACCACAGAAGTAAATTCTACCAATGCAGATAGACTCCTGTGTTCGCAGATTTGGAAAGGAATGAAGAAGGGAAGGGTGACTTTCAATGAGGGCAGTATGTGGACAATTGGAAGAGACAGTAAGGTCAGTTTTTGGTGGGAAAATTGGACGGGTAAAGGTGCACTTCGCTACATGATCTAAGGACCTTTAACCCAAGGAGCTGATAAGTGAAAGGTGGGTGATATTCTTTCAAATAGGGGTCGGGATTGGGATTGGTTACCTTTTGATTTTCCCTCTCAGGTCAAATCCTTAATTCAAGCAACACCCATTCCCTTCACTAGTAGAAGTCAAGACAAGCTAGCATGGGCAGGCAATCCAAGGGGAATTTTTTATCTTAGAAGTGCCTACTCTATTGCGACAAAGGAGGAATCAGCCCCTCCCTTCAACTATGATTGGATTTGGAAGCTTCAAACGCTGCCAAGAATTAAGACCTTCCTGTGGTTGTATACACACAATAGCATAGGTGTAAAGGTGTGCCTTACTAAAAGAGGGGTAGTGGTTGATGATCTATGTCCTATATGTCAAAGAGAGCCTGAGTCGATCATTTATGCCATGAGAGATTGTGCTTGGGTCAAAGTTGTGTGGACTCAGCTAGGAGTGAGCATATCCAACCAGGAATTTTGGACGAGCAATCTCCAAGAATGGATTACTTTCAATGGGAAAACAAACTTCAACTCTGATCGGGGTAACCTCCCTTGGAaatctatcttttcttttgctatGCGGTGTATTTGGAAAAGTTGAAACATTTTTGTCTTCAATAGGAAAggacaaaaccaaaatttgTCTAAGGAGATTATGAACCAATCTTTGGAATTCTTCTACTGTGTTCATTCTCCTAGAAACCCAAGTCATAAAGCCTTAAGGGCTATTAGATGGGAGAGACCCCCAGCAAGTTGGAAGAAGCTCAATACTGATGGGTCTTGCGTTGGTGGATCGGACAGAGTTGGATGTGAAGGTTTGGTGAGGGATGAGTACGGCAATTGGGTTGGGGGCTTTACTAGACATATTGGCTCAACTAATAGTTTCATTGCAGAACTATGGGGTCTTAAAGAGGGCCTGCTGCTCTGCTATAACTTAAACATTGATTCTCTGGTTGTTGAATTGGATGCTCAAGCTGTGATGGAGGTTTTTAAGAATGCTGCTTATGTTAACAATGCCATTTCCCCTCTATTGGATGATTGTAGATGCTTGACAGCTTGCTTTCATCGTATTTGCTTTAACCATTGTTACCGCCAAGCCAATAGGTGTGCAGATTTGCTAGCTAGGATGGGTGCTATCCAAGATGTAGATTTTATTTCCTTTAGTAGTCCTCCTGTGGACATTTGTAATGCTTTTGAGGATGATTATAATGGTGTGTCATTCAACAAGATGTGTCCTGTTCTTGTTGTAGTTGTTTAGCTGTTTTAATGCATCgtcttttacccaaaaaaaaagaacataaaaaaacatacaatttaacgattagattttcaaaatatgtagtcatattaatttatttagtgaaagttgtagtcttaggctacgataagtttgtagtcaaactttagtccttttaacaatatattggacctttacaaaaaaaaaaaaaactatttaacaaaaatttgaaaagagaTATAACTTGTAATATTGATAATAAGATATAactatctttttattaaatattgtataatttaaatttcttaattactactctagaaaaaatttctagagccGCTACTGGCCACAACTCACCCAAGTTGTGCCACAAGTTATGGCACCAGATTCATAATATTAACTTCACTTAGTGAAACCTAGTATCTGCCTTTTTATGGCCAAAATGGGATTTTACTCCTTTCTCACAAACTTTCCAGCAAAATGCTTTATATCttaaactatttaggaaaatgcctttattttgaaacttgatttttagaaaatcaagttttaatgtaaaacttgatttttggacaatcgagttatagcgaaatggaatttttttttttttttttttaagtttcatttcgctataactcgattatccaaaaatcaagttttacatttgaaactcgatttttagaatatcgaatttcaaaacaggggcatattcctaaatagtttcagacagTGGGTATTTTGCTGGAAAGTTTGTGAGAAATAGGTATTTTGCCATTTTAGTCGCATTTTTACAGTTTCTG
The DNA window shown above is from Quercus lobata isolate SW786 chromosome 7, ValleyOak3.0 Primary Assembly, whole genome shotgun sequence and carries:
- the LOC115952878 gene encoding vacuolar cation/proton exchanger 3-like, which encodes MASNSHQEPWLLENGNVKTLSKEMRHGRTHHNMSSSSLRKKSDLKLVSKVPITCLRQLLANLQEVILGTKLSVLFPAIPLAIAAEIYGFGRPWVFALSLLGLTPLAERVSFLTEQIAYYTGPTVGGLLNATCGNATELIIAIFALSDHKIALVKYSLLGSILSNLLLVLGTSLFCGGIANLRREQKYDRRQADVNSLLLLLALLCHLLPTLFRHSGALPEFTVVPTIQLSRASSIVMLLAYTAYIVFQLWTHRQLFEAQEESEDGAEGEEEVPVIGFWSGFVWLVGMTIFIAVLSEYVVATIEDASDSWGLSVGFLSIILLPIVGNAAEHAGAVIFAFKNKLDISLGVALGSATQIALFVVPLCVVVAWIMGIHMDLDFNTLETTSLALSIIVTAFTLQDGTSHYMKGLVLLLCYIVIAACFFVSKTPLRNIVNSGLQMTTEGVLSA